The Peribacillus simplex genome contains a region encoding:
- a CDS encoding helix-turn-helix domain-containing protein, protein MKEMSNRSYKKILSFMDEITFSNENFREKVLQTFENLFGYCQSIFWLCDDNNDLFEPITLNIDKYVIDDYLNNFYQLDLLVPKYTKQKASKQTVIKNLDLLPPELYEKSVYYNDFMLKYGFYYDVGVFLYDKNSIKGVLNFVRSKKEKPFSTSDIMCLEVISRFLSQKTSEFPHPFVSAPKENLINPLKNKILSSSQDLKQPDLTVKEAEILQLVLKGHTNITIASELFISVNTVKRHLQNLYRKFDVSNRTSLCYKIVKP, encoded by the coding sequence ATGAAGGAAATGTCTAACCGCAGCTACAAAAAAATTTTATCTTTTATGGATGAAATCACCTTTTCTAATGAAAATTTCCGTGAAAAAGTACTACAGACCTTTGAAAATTTATTCGGTTACTGCCAATCTATTTTTTGGTTATGTGATGATAATAATGACTTGTTCGAACCTATTACGTTAAATATAGATAAATATGTTATCGATGATTATCTTAATAACTTTTATCAATTAGATTTGCTAGTACCCAAATATACTAAGCAAAAAGCAAGTAAACAGACTGTTATAAAAAACCTTGATTTACTTCCTCCTGAATTATATGAAAAAAGTGTATACTATAATGATTTCATGCTAAAATATGGATTTTATTATGATGTGGGTGTTTTTTTATATGATAAAAACAGTATTAAAGGTGTTCTGAACTTCGTTAGATCCAAAAAGGAGAAGCCCTTTAGTACATCCGATATTATGTGTCTAGAGGTTATTTCCAGGTTCTTATCGCAAAAAACAAGCGAGTTCCCCCATCCTTTTGTAAGCGCACCCAAAGAGAACCTGATTAATCCCTTGAAAAATAAGATTCTGTCCAGTTCTCAAGATCTCAAGCAACCAGATTTAACAGTAAAAGAAGCAGAAATATTACAACTGGTTCTAAAAGGGCATACCAATATCACCATTGCCAGCGAACTATTTATTAGTGTTAATACAGTAAAAAGACATTTGCAAAATCTTTATAGAAAGTTTGATGTCTCAAACCGAACAAGTTTATGCTATAAAATTGTTAAACCTTAA
- a CDS encoding stalk domain-containing protein, whose protein sequence is MKIKQRTFKAAIIVMTALTFIFSPYSLIHNNNASAHGGEVELIKLETALEGTGATVKSDFWSFFTKKITIEKDDTVIKIIPDSDKAYINGKEITLESNVIEKDEKIYVTDHFVNEVLPDIKQTAKIKQAYHPLDPLTPKEIKAVVNVIKKAGKYKDTLRFTEITLKLPDKKKVWEWDYDKEKKDNAFTRKAEFIALNGKQVIEGEVNISSKKLVSWNEMDGVHGMIILDDFATVQGAIEASEDFAKALKKRGIDDPKKVVATPLTVGYFDGEDKLEHDKRLLKIVSYLDTGDGNFWAHPIENLVAVVDLEKKAVIKIEDEGVIPIPMQLNAYDGRDYEKKSDAKPLNITEPEGKNYEIKGNTISWQNWDFHLRLDTRVGPVLSTVTYDDHGKKRKIMYEGSLGGMIVPYGDPDVGWYFKSYLDAGEYGMGTLTAPLELGADVPENAVLLDATIADNSGNPYVIKNAIAVFEQYAGPEYKHADLATFKEENQSRERRELVVRWVSTIGNYDYIFDWKLSQNGVINIDVGASGIEAVKGVKSKTMHDKTAKEDTKYGTLLDNNIVGTTHQHIYNFRLDLDVDGESNSLMEINPKVEKNQEGGPRKSVMVTEEKTVKTEQESIQKFDSSTIRLFSNLNKENKVGNPVSYQIIPFAGGTHPIAKGALFSDDDWLFKRVNFMDKQLWVTNYDPDERYPEGKYPNRSKTDTGLRQYSTDNGSIDNTDNVVWMTTGATHVARAEEWPMMPTEWVHAMLKPWNFFDRTPTLDLPKENSK, encoded by the coding sequence ATGAAAATAAAGCAAAGAACTTTCAAAGCAGCAATTATTGTAATGACTGCACTAACTTTCATATTCTCTCCTTATTCACTAATTCATAATAACAATGCTTCTGCTCATGGCGGTGAAGTGGAATTAATTAAGCTAGAAACAGCTTTAGAAGGTACTGGTGCAACTGTTAAATCTGATTTTTGGAGTTTTTTCACAAAAAAAATCACCATCGAAAAAGATGATACGGTCATAAAAATAATACCTGATTCCGATAAAGCGTATATTAATGGAAAAGAGATTACACTTGAATCAAACGTGATAGAAAAAGATGAGAAAATCTACGTAACTGATCATTTTGTAAATGAAGTTCTCCCTGACATCAAGCAAACAGCTAAAATAAAACAAGCTTATCATCCTTTAGATCCTTTAACTCCTAAAGAAATTAAAGCGGTGGTTAATGTAATCAAAAAGGCAGGGAAATATAAAGATACTCTTCGTTTTACAGAAATTACACTGAAGCTTCCCGATAAAAAGAAAGTGTGGGAGTGGGACTACGATAAAGAGAAAAAAGACAACGCATTTACAAGAAAAGCAGAGTTCATTGCATTGAATGGCAAACAAGTTATTGAGGGTGAAGTGAATATATCATCAAAAAAACTAGTTTCATGGAATGAAATGGACGGCGTTCATGGCATGATTATTCTGGATGATTTTGCTACTGTTCAAGGAGCCATTGAAGCAAGTGAAGACTTTGCAAAAGCGCTAAAAAAACGGGGGATAGATGACCCTAAAAAGGTCGTTGCGACCCCGTTGACAGTAGGTTATTTCGATGGTGAAGATAAATTGGAGCATGATAAGCGTCTATTGAAAATAGTATCTTATTTGGATACAGGGGATGGGAATTTTTGGGCGCATCCAATTGAAAATTTGGTTGCTGTTGTAGATCTTGAAAAGAAAGCGGTTATTAAAATAGAAGATGAAGGTGTCATTCCGATCCCGATGCAATTAAACGCATATGATGGCAGAGATTATGAGAAGAAATCCGATGCAAAACCGCTTAATATTACCGAGCCTGAAGGCAAGAACTATGAAATAAAAGGAAATACGATTAGCTGGCAAAACTGGGATTTCCACTTGCGATTGGATACCCGGGTAGGACCTGTGTTATCAACCGTTACTTATGATGACCATGGAAAAAAAAGAAAAATTATGTATGAAGGATCGCTGGGTGGGATGATAGTTCCTTACGGAGATCCTGACGTTGGCTGGTACTTCAAATCCTATTTGGATGCTGGTGAATATGGAATGGGCACATTAACTGCACCGCTAGAACTTGGAGCTGACGTACCAGAAAACGCCGTGCTGCTGGATGCAACAATTGCAGATAACTCGGGCAATCCTTACGTTATTAAAAATGCCATTGCAGTATTTGAACAATATGCGGGGCCAGAATATAAACATGCCGACCTTGCGACATTTAAAGAAGAAAATCAAAGCCGTGAACGCCGCGAATTAGTGGTTCGCTGGGTTAGTACAATAGGAAACTATGATTATATCTTTGATTGGAAGTTATCACAAAATGGAGTAATTAATATTGATGTAGGAGCATCCGGTATTGAAGCAGTAAAAGGTGTTAAATCAAAAACAATGCATGACAAAACTGCAAAAGAGGATACAAAATATGGTACTTTGCTTGATAATAATATTGTCGGGACCACACACCAGCACATTTACAATTTCAGGCTTGACCTAGATGTTGATGGCGAAAGTAATTCCCTAATGGAAATTAATCCAAAGGTAGAAAAAAATCAAGAGGGCGGTCCACGCAAAAGTGTTATGGTAACAGAAGAAAAAACAGTAAAGACGGAGCAAGAGTCGATTCAAAAATTTGATTCTTCCACTATTCGACTGTTCAGTAATCTTAATAAAGAGAATAAGGTAGGAAATCCAGTTTCCTATCAAATCATCCCTTTTGCAGGAGGCACTCACCCGATTGCCAAAGGAGCCTTATTTAGTGATGATGATTGGCTTTTCAAGCGAGTTAACTTTATGGACAAGCAGTTGTGGGTCACAAATTATGACCCGGATGAGCGATATCCGGAAGGTAAATATCCGAACCGCAGCAAAACAGATACAGGATTAAGACAATATTCGACAGACAACGGTTCCATTGACAATACAGATAATGTGGTATGGATGACCACAGGTGCAACTCATGTAGCACGAGCTGAAGAATGGCCAATGATGCCAACAGAATGGGTACACGCCATGTTAAAACCGTGGAATTTCTTTGATCGTACTCCAACATTAGACTTACCAAAAGAAAATTCAAAGTGA
- a CDS encoding heterocycloanthracin/sonorensin family bacteriocin, whose amino-acid sequence MYEFQNQLQNLNVDDFQVTQPVPWDQNQYNLDDSSRQFIGVGGCFGCFGCFLCFGCFGCGGRCGRCGRCGGCGRCGGCGGRCGRCGG is encoded by the coding sequence ATGTATGAATTTCAAAATCAATTGCAAAATCTGAATGTCGATGATTTCCAGGTAACTCAGCCGGTTCCATGGGATCAAAACCAGTACAATCTGGATGATTCGTCCCGGCAATTCATTGGTGTGGGTGGCTGCTTTGGCTGTTTTGGCTGTTTCTTGTGCTTCGGTTGCTTTGGTTGCGGCGGTCGCTGTGGTCGCTGTGGTCGCTGTGGCGGATGCGGACGCTGCGGAGGTTGCGGCGGTCGTTGCGGACGTTGCGGCGGTTAA
- a CDS encoding uracil/xanthine transporter, whose product MKSWSSSVTLFSSFQWLFFIFANTVVVPISIGAAFDLPPDITEMTMRSSLIFTGIACVFQGWKGHKYPLMEGHSGLLWGVMLNLGLSAPSIGLGYAEIGGGIATGLIAAGIVTLIIAAFNLISYVQKIFTPMVMTVYLFLLTFQLIFVFFKGMLGITENGEINIPVSFLSVGIVLLVSILKIKGPRTISNFSILIGIMVGWIFYELLFPEAGGEMGSTGAAFSLFPLGAPNLEFGIIAISFFAGLLNLCNTFASIQAASELIGDEAEHKQYRNSLFMTGGFTIFAPLLGLVPYTPFTSSIGFLQSTQIYERRPFLLGGMLLTIIGLIPPFISFLATMPITVGNAVLFVAYLQLFGTAFNSVKGQHFTSDTIFRLAVPVLIGVSLMNILPSAFSNVPTLLLPFLTNGLIMGVLISIVLEKSVNWTRYEQLEN is encoded by the coding sequence ATGAAAAGTTGGAGTTCTTCTGTGACTCTATTTTCTTCTTTTCAATGGTTGTTTTTTATTTTTGCAAATACGGTAGTTGTGCCCATATCGATTGGCGCAGCTTTTGATCTTCCTCCCGATATTACGGAAATGACCATGAGAAGCTCGCTCATTTTCACCGGGATCGCTTGCGTGTTTCAGGGGTGGAAGGGGCATAAGTATCCACTTATGGAAGGTCACTCCGGTCTATTGTGGGGAGTGATGTTGAATTTAGGGTTATCAGCACCATCCATAGGGCTCGGTTATGCCGAGATTGGAGGGGGAATAGCTACTGGTCTCATTGCAGCTGGTATCGTGACCCTCATTATTGCTGCCTTCAACCTGATTTCTTATGTCCAGAAGATTTTCACTCCCATGGTCATGACGGTTTATTTATTCCTTCTGACGTTCCAGCTCATTTTTGTCTTTTTCAAGGGGATGCTTGGGATTACGGAGAATGGGGAAATTAATATCCCGGTCAGTTTCCTATCAGTGGGGATTGTACTATTAGTAAGTATATTAAAGATAAAAGGACCAAGGACCATAAGCAATTTCTCCATATTGATCGGAATCATGGTGGGATGGATTTTTTACGAGCTGCTATTTCCGGAGGCCGGGGGAGAAATGGGATCGACGGGTGCCGCTTTTTCACTTTTCCCATTAGGTGCTCCAAACCTGGAATTCGGGATAATAGCGATTTCCTTTTTTGCAGGATTACTGAATTTGTGCAACACGTTCGCTTCCATCCAAGCCGCATCGGAATTAATCGGTGATGAAGCTGAACACAAGCAGTACCGGAATTCTTTATTCATGACTGGCGGTTTTACCATTTTCGCCCCGTTGCTTGGCCTTGTTCCGTATACACCTTTTACTTCATCCATCGGATTTTTGCAGAGCACTCAAATCTATGAGCGGAGGCCCTTCTTGCTTGGAGGCATGTTATTGACCATAATTGGGCTCATTCCTCCTTTCATCTCTTTCCTGGCCACCATGCCGATAACAGTCGGGAATGCAGTATTGTTCGTTGCTTACCTTCAGCTGTTCGGTACGGCTTTCAACAGCGTCAAGGGCCAGCATTTCACTTCAGACACGATATTCAGGCTTGCCGTACCCGTATTGATTGGCGTGAGCTTGATGAATATCCTGCCTAGTGCATTTTCGAACGTTCCCACGCTTTTACTGCCCTTTTTGACGAATGGGCTTATAATGGGCGTATTGATATCAATCGTGCTGGAAAAATCGGTGAACTGGACTCGTTATGAACAACTGGAGAACTAA
- a CDS encoding amidohydrolase: MNAIYWLKNVRLECGYKKENERVTGTMTGLFHLLMEDGRIAKIVKGGEAIHDDLPVEDAKGLLALPSFIEKHVHLDKTLMGDVWRACTPSSSVIERFENEKRVLPSIATSTCKRAESLLEILLASGSAHIRTHVDIYPEVGLQNLEQVQQALAGYSNRLSSEIVAFAQHGLLRSGSVELVREALRNGAGIVGAVDPATVDNNIEASLVQLMDLAVEANADVDLHLHDPGHLGTFTMKRLAALTKQAGWEGRVALSHAFGIGDVSREEACDLADILRDAGISIVTSVPINRRMPPVDLLHERGVEVSVGNDNIFDVWSPLGNGDILERAGRLAERFKWIDEVSLSRTLGYITGGKTPLDEKGNQVWPKAGDAASLVLIDASCSAEAVARRSERKAVIYKGNLVSGSLYKQKQSIER, translated from the coding sequence ATGAATGCAATCTATTGGTTAAAGAATGTTCGTTTGGAATGTGGTTACAAGAAAGAGAATGAAAGAGTTACAGGAACGATGACCGGGCTATTTCATCTGTTGATGGAGGATGGAAGGATCGCGAAGATTGTCAAAGGTGGGGAAGCCATACATGATGATTTACCGGTGGAGGATGCAAAAGGTTTGCTGGCGTTACCATCGTTCATCGAAAAGCATGTTCATCTTGATAAGACACTGATGGGGGATGTTTGGAGAGCGTGCACTCCTTCTTCAAGCGTCATTGAACGCTTTGAAAATGAGAAAAGGGTACTGCCTTCCATTGCGACAAGCACATGTAAACGTGCAGAATCTTTACTGGAAATCCTTTTAGCTTCCGGCTCTGCACATATACGGACACATGTTGATATCTATCCTGAAGTGGGATTGCAAAACTTAGAGCAAGTGCAACAGGCGCTTGCTGGCTATTCTAATAGACTCAGTTCAGAAATAGTCGCATTTGCGCAGCACGGATTGTTGCGGTCCGGTTCTGTCGAGCTTGTCAGGGAGGCATTGCGAAACGGAGCAGGAATCGTCGGGGCGGTCGATCCAGCAACAGTCGATAACAATATTGAAGCATCGCTGGTTCAATTGATGGATTTAGCAGTGGAAGCGAACGCTGATGTGGACTTGCATTTGCATGATCCAGGCCATCTGGGCACGTTCACCATGAAACGTTTGGCAGCTCTGACCAAGCAGGCGGGCTGGGAAGGCAGGGTAGCATTAAGCCATGCTTTCGGTATCGGGGACGTATCCAGGGAAGAAGCCTGTGATTTGGCTGACATTCTTAGGGATGCGGGGATTTCCATCGTCACCAGCGTCCCTATTAACAGGCGGATGCCCCCTGTTGATTTATTACATGAAAGAGGGGTTGAAGTATCAGTAGGAAATGATAATATCTTTGATGTATGGTCCCCTCTTGGGAATGGTGACATCTTGGAGAGAGCAGGAAGGCTTGCAGAACGTTTCAAATGGATCGATGAAGTCTCACTTTCCCGAACACTCGGGTATATAACCGGCGGAAAAACCCCATTGGACGAAAAGGGTAACCAGGTATGGCCGAAAGCGGGAGATGCCGCAAGTTTGGTGTTAATTGACGCAAGTTGTTCTGCAGAGGCAGTTGCCAGGCGTTCTGAACGTAAAGCAGTCATTTACAAAGGAAACTTAGTTTCCGGTTCACTGTATAAACAAAAGCAGTCAATTGAACGGTAA
- a CDS encoding aldehyde dehydrogenase family protein, translating to MKKYQLFIDGKWTDSLSGETFESINPGTGEVHALVSQGGEEDLNHAVKAARKAFESGPWATMSPSDRGRLLYKAAQKMWENSDFLAEVESKDNGLPINETKHIALPSTIDVLEFYAGLANKVQGDTLASPHNRFNYTLKEPLGVIGAIVPWNFPLMLTMWKLAPALAAGNTIVIKPAKETSTSILELAKLFQEVGIPDGVINIVPGPGSTVGSALASHPDVDKIAFTGSTDTGRLIMQAATKNLKPVSLELGGKSPNIVFDDANLEDAVNGAMFGIYFAQGQVCASGSRLFVQENIYDKFMDLFASKVQSIRVGNPLEATTQMGPQVSAQQLKTIEKYVAVGLEEGAELVTGGQRGKKNGYYFTPTIFGDVTNEMTIAREEIFGPVVSVIRFKDEEDALRQANDTIYGLASGIWTNDLKRAHRMARGIQAGTVYVNTYSMLDSTTPFGGMKQSGFGRELGVQAMDMYTQSKSVWIDLGEKGLNWYGG from the coding sequence ATGAAAAAATATCAACTATTTATCGATGGAAAATGGACAGATTCACTCTCAGGAGAAACATTTGAATCGATTAATCCTGGCACAGGAGAGGTTCATGCCCTTGTTTCGCAAGGGGGCGAGGAAGATTTAAACCATGCAGTTAAAGCAGCTCGAAAAGCGTTCGAATCCGGACCATGGGCGACTATGTCTCCTAGTGACCGAGGTAGACTTCTGTATAAAGCAGCTCAGAAAATGTGGGAGAATTCAGACTTTTTAGCGGAAGTTGAATCAAAAGATAATGGTTTACCAATCAATGAAACCAAGCATATAGCTCTTCCTTCTACCATAGATGTACTGGAGTTCTATGCAGGACTTGCAAATAAGGTTCAAGGTGATACATTAGCATCGCCTCACAATCGTTTCAACTACACACTAAAAGAACCATTAGGTGTAATTGGTGCCATTGTCCCTTGGAACTTTCCTTTAATGCTGACGATGTGGAAATTAGCTCCTGCTTTAGCTGCTGGAAATACAATTGTTATTAAGCCAGCAAAAGAAACATCAACAAGTATTTTAGAACTGGCTAAACTGTTCCAAGAAGTCGGTATTCCTGATGGAGTGATTAATATTGTACCCGGTCCAGGTTCAACCGTGGGATCTGCTTTAGCTTCTCATCCAGACGTCGATAAAATTGCTTTTACGGGGTCAACGGACACGGGTCGCTTAATCATGCAAGCAGCTACAAAAAACTTGAAACCGGTTTCTTTAGAACTGGGAGGGAAATCACCTAACATTGTATTTGACGATGCCAATCTTGAAGATGCAGTTAATGGAGCGATGTTTGGCATTTACTTTGCACAAGGTCAAGTTTGTGCTTCTGGTTCTCGTTTATTTGTCCAAGAAAATATTTATGATAAATTTATGGATCTTTTTGCTAGTAAAGTACAATCAATACGGGTAGGAAATCCCCTTGAAGCGACAACGCAAATGGGTCCACAAGTTTCCGCACAACAATTAAAGACGATTGAAAAGTATGTAGCGGTTGGTCTTGAAGAAGGTGCGGAATTAGTGACAGGCGGCCAAAGAGGCAAGAAAAATGGATATTATTTCACACCTACCATCTTTGGAGATGTCACCAACGAAATGACAATTGCGCGTGAAGAGATATTTGGACCAGTTGTGTCGGTTATTCGCTTCAAAGATGAAGAGGATGCTCTACGGCAAGCAAATGATACTATTTACGGTTTAGCATCAGGGATATGGACCAATGACTTAAAAAGAGCTCATCGTATGGCGCGTGGTATCCAAGCGGGAACTGTCTATGTGAATACGTACAGTATGCTAGATAGTACAACTCCTTTTGGAGGAATGAAACAAAGTGGATTTGGTAGAGAATTAGGGGTCCAAGCCATGGATATGTATACACAATCAAAGAGTGTATGGATTGATTTAGGTGAAAAAGGCTTAAATTGGTACGGCGGCTAA